DNA sequence from the Parachlamydia acanthamoebae genome:
CTTTAGGAGGCAAAATTTTCGGATGGAATCATGAGGATATTCTCAGACTGGAAGATCCCTTTTTCTATGAGAAAACACTCGCAGAGATCTATTTTTTACGTAAAAAACTCCTTTCAGAAGGCTTTATAGCCTTTTACGATGCTTTAATGCACCATCAGTTGTTTCAAGATAGCCATACACTCATCGAAAAAATACTTCACCAGGAGAGCGGTGCGGACTTTTTGGACGAGCTCTGCCAAATTGCTGAGCTGCTCATTCAAAAGCAAGATGAAACACATTGCCCTCCTGAGGGATTAATTGCTTTTTTGGATGAATTTCCAATCTTGAAATTAAACGACGATGAAAGACTATACAAACAAGTCGATACACATCGAAAAGCCGTGCAGATTCTATCCTTGCATTCAAGCAAAGGATTGGAATTCGAAATTGTTTTTGTGCTTGGATTAACCAAGAAAAACCAAGCGCCTTCTCCACTGATTCCTCAATCCCAAGAAGGCTCTCAATCTATTTTACAAATGGTCTATGACCTGCAAGATCCTGCTTACATTAACTATTGTCAAGAATTAGACGCCGAAAAAATGCGTCAGCTCTATGTGGCTTTTACGAGAGCAAAATATCGTTTGTATGTCGCGGCATTGAGTCCTTATGAAAAGCAAACTGCTTATGGCTGTGCCTCGCCTATTGAGCTCTTTTTAGCAAAACTTGGACAACCTTCCTGCACATATGCGCAGCTTTACGAAAGAATCCATGCAAATTCAACGGAGTCTCTCATTTCTTTCATCGATGCCTTGGATAATTCCATTTCAATTACTTATACAATTGAAAGTCAAGTCACACCCCCTTGCTACGAAATGAACACGACGCCCTCTCCTATTCTGCTTCCTCCTCCAACCATTCACATTTCAGGGGAAATGCTGGCTATCTCATCTTTTTCTCAAATTTCAAAACAAATGGATCAAATCACACCTGTTTGGACCGAATCTCCTCCCCATCATTTTGATGCCTCTACTAAAAACCTTCATACGCTGCCTGCCGGCAACATAACAGGACTGCTCTTACACGAAATTTTAGAAAAATTTCCATTTGAAAAAGCTAACGATATGCAAAATCCCTCTGAAATGCGCTCCTGGATTACACCCTACGTGCAAAACACGGAGTTTCAGGACTGGGATCAAGTTTTGGCGGAAATGCTTTTTAATACATTAAAAACGCCTTTACCTTTTAAAGATGCGACTTTCGCTCTGCAAGATGTTCAGGAAACTAAAATTTTTAAAGAAGTGGAATTTCTTTATCCCTGCGAAAAAGGTCTCTTAGATCTCCATATTCCTGAAGGCTTTCTTAAAGGCGTAATCGATTTAATGTTTGAGCATGCGGGTAAATTTTATATGATTGACTGGAAATCCAACTGGCTAGGACCTAATTTGCAAGCCTATTCCACAACTTCCTTACAGCAATCGATGCACCAACACCATTATCACCTTCAAAGTGCCATTTATGTGGAATCCTTAAAGCGCTATCTTAAACTATTTAATCAATTTGACTTTAAAGCGAATTTTGGCGGGATTTATTACCTGTTTCTTAGAGGCTTAGATATTGAAGAGGGTCAACTATTCGGTTTTTATGCATTGCCAGAAGGAAAATTCTTATGCACAAATTAGTTCCCCACTGGTCAACTTTAAATGCCTTATTAGAATTAGAGATTTTACCCTATGAAGCCTATGCTGTTGCTAAGCTCAGTGTAGAACATGAAGCTCCCGCAGCCTTCATCTGCCACCTCCTTTTATCAACTCAAAATGGTCATCTCTGCACACGGATAAAACAGGATGTGGTTTCCCCTTCTATCGATGAGGTATGGATTGGTGAACCTCACCAAAAAGAGCTGATTGAACCACTTCTTCTACATCTTTTAGATCTTGTGAAAGAGGCTGTCCAAAAAAGATCGGACGACTTGTCCCAAATCATTTACCGAAGGGAACATGCCTACTATCTTCAAAAGCATTGGCAACAAGAAACCTTGTGGATCAACTGCGTAAAAAAAGTGCTTATGCCAGCTAATCAGTGGATAGATTCGGATGCCATTCAAACTGAAGTTTCTCATTTAATTGACAATCAAAAACTTCTTCCCGAGCAGGCACAAGCCATTCTAAAAGCTGCACAACAAAATCTGCTTTTAATTTGTGGAGGACCTGGCACTGGAAAAACTTACACCGCGGGTCAATTGATTAAAACGTTATGGAATCACTTGCCCCCCGAAAAACAAAAAACCTTTCAAATTGCGTTAGCAGCCCCCACAGGAAAAGCCGCTTCCAATTTACAAAATAGTTTAGCAAAGGCAACTGAAAATCTTCCAAATTGGGAAATCCCTAAAGCCAAAACCTTGCATGCTCTGCTAAATATCATCCCATATAAATATGCCAAAAAAAGAAGTTTTTCACCTTTAGCTGCCGATCTCATTCTAATTGATGAAAGTTCCATGATCGATTTACCCATGATGATTCAGCTTTTTTCTTCTTTAAAACCTTCTGCAAAATTGATTTTATTAGGAGATCACCATCAATTGCCAGCGGTAGGAATAGGAAGTCCGTTTAGAGATTTACGCACATATATGCAAAACAAATCGGAATATGCAGATCAAGTCGTTGAACTTAAAACATGCTTAAGAGCTGAATTAAAAGGGATTTTAGATTTTGCAGAGACCGTGAAATCTGGTGATGCGTCAGGCGCCTTAACCCTTCTTGAAAATGCACATTTGCAAGGTATTGAAAAAGTATTTCTGGATGAAAAAATGTCTCTTTCCAATTTTTATACGTTTTTTTTGGAAAAGACGGCACCTTTTTTCTCGTTTGACAATATCCAGAATAGATCCCCAGAGGAGCTTTTGACGGTTTTTAATCGCGTTCGCATTTTATCTCCTCTACGCAAGGGTCCCTTTGGAATTGAAACACTTAATCACCTTCTTTTAGAAAGATTTATGCAAAACCACTCGACTCTTTCTCCCTTTGTCGCTCCGATTTTGCTGACGAAGAACGATCATAAATCTGAATTATTTAATGGGGAAATCGGTGTGTTAGTACGCTTACAAAAAAATGAAGGATTACAACCAGGAGACTACGCACTTTTTCCCTGCAAAGCAAAGGATGGCTCGGAGACCATTCGACGCATTCCAGCTTTGTTACTTCCTCAATTTGAATATGCCTATTGCTTATCCGTACACAAAAGCCAGGGTAGTGAATTTGATCAAATTTTTCTCATGCTTCCTTCTGGATCAGAAGTTTTTGGCAGAGAAATTTTATATACAGCTGTCACGCGAGCAAAGAAGTATTTGCAGATTTGGACCGATCCAAATACGTTTACAATGACATTAAAACAAACTTCCAAACGCCTTTCAAGCTTCGTTGAAAGAATGGATGACTTAGCTGAACCAAATCATCCATCATGATGATCAATTACGTATTGATTTCGTACATATGCTTGCCATCATAATATTCATCAGGTTTTTTTTTATCATATGCCCATTGCAAATGCTTTTTCGCTTCTTTGTCCCACTCCTTTTTTAAAAGGTCTTGGCACTTTACATCAATGTCGTCCGGTTTAACACCAAATTCATGGCATAAAAAAGCAAATTTTTCCAAGAGAATATGGAGGCATTGACTTTCTTTCTTTCGTTTTCTAGTCAGTTCATTCATCCAATTTTCCATGGCATAATCTCTATCAATGGTCAAATCCATCATCAAGTTATTTAAACCCGCTCTCACTTGTGGATGAAGACTACTCGAATTAAAATTATTCATTTCATTTAAAATAGCGTCTGCTACTTTAGCTGCCATTTTATAATCATAAACGAGGTCTTTTTCTTCAAAATCACAAATTCTAAAAGGAGATCCAAGAGCACTTTTCGGTTTCGTTCTTAGCCATTGTAAAATGGCTTTTTCTTCATAAACTCTTCCATCAGGAGCTCTCACAGGCTTTTCAAACAAAGTCCCCTCAATTTGACAGCACAATTCCATTAAATTTTCTCTACCACCAATAAAATCATTAAAAGCTTTTTTAATGCTTTCCTTGATTAATTCTGCTTTCCATTCCTGAAACTGGGTACTCTTTTTGAAAATGATATATGTTGACACACATGTGGCACTTGCACCAGCCGTAATGCCCATTATTCCGCCCCCTACACTACCTGCAGCCGCACCTATTGCCGCTCCAATGGGCCCTCCTACAGCAAAACCTATTCCTCCTCCAGCCCCACCTCCTCCGAGAGCACCTGCAGCACCTCCCCCAGCAATTAAACCTACACCTACTGCTACTGCAGCTACACGTGATTTGTTTTTTTTAAACTTGGTTGCAGATGCATATGATAGTAGGCTATACTTTCCCTTAATATCAGGAATAAGAGGTTTCGCTTCATTGTTAACCGGATCAAGGATGATAGGTTCTTGACGGGTTGGTTCTGACAAAACTTTCATATTTTTCCCCTTTATTTTTAGTACCAAATAATTGTATATCTTATCATTTCTAACTGAGTGACATCTTTTACAAATTGATGTAGTTTGTATGCTTTATTTTGAGAATCAAAACAAATTTTGCGATCATGATAAAGCCGCATTCCAATGGGAACCATCAATAATCCCCCCGAAAGAATGATTAGAGCAAAAACAGCTCCCACCTTCACTCTAGCGCCAACGCCGTACATTTTTTTGTCAATTTCTTGAACACTCATTTCTCTAAAATGTTGTTGAGCAGCTTGGGATCTGGCGGATAGATTAAATAAATTAAGAGACACATAAACTCCTTAAAAAAAATTAAAAATTATTTATTTTTTTTCCGGATTTATATAACAAGGCTTGAATTTATATGCAAAAGATTTAAATTTAATTTCGCAGAAATAAATTTTAAGCATCTAATTTTTAAAATATTAGATGTTTAAAAAATTTTAGGTCAGAAGATATGCTATTTTCTCTCAGAAACGACGATCACTTTGACGCCCTCCCGAATCTTTTCAGTAGGATTAATAATCAAATGGTCATTGTCTTGCAGCCCTTCCGTTACCTCAAGTGTCTTACCAAAATCACGTCCCACCTGGATTTGCCTGATATGTGCAATCCCATTTTGATCAACAACTCCCATCTGTGGGCCATCAGCTCGAAGGATCAAGGCATCTGAAGGAACAATAAAGGAGTCCTTTTCGGGTTTCATTTTAAAATGCACTTCCGCATAAAGCCCGTTAAAAATTTCCCCATTAGGATTTTCTACATCAACCTCTGTACGCATTGTGCGAGCGATAGGATCCAATGCTTTGGCAAACCGCACGACTTTTCCTTGATAAACTTTATCTGGAAATTCTCGTATCACTACATCTGCTAACATATTATCCATAATTTGCCTAACAAATGACTGGGGAACATCAACAAAAAAACGGATCACTCGCATTTCTGCAATTTGAAAGAGTTCCTGAGGGTTGCTTCCACTGCTACCAGCTGTGATGAGTGTCCCCACATCTACATCGCGTTTGATGATTGTGCCTGTGAATGGAGCATAGATCTTCTTGAATTGCTGAATGTAGCGCAACCTTTCTACATTTTTCCTGAAGGACACCACATCAGCCTTAGATGACTCATAGGTCAATCGACGCTCATCAACTTCTTGCCCTGGTACAGCCTCAGAATTTTTCTTATAGAGTGTTTCCCAGCGGTTTTTGCTAATTTCTGCCAGATCCATTTTGGCTATCGCACTATTAAGATCGGCAATGGCTTGATCTAATTGTTGATCCACTTCAGGGGTATCGATATCGGCCAAGAGATCGCCTTCTTTGACGTGATCTCCTATATCAACGTAATATTGTATCAAATACCCATTTGTTCTCGCCCAAAGGGGGGTAATATGAAAGGCTTCTGCCGAGCTGGGCAAAACAAGATCGATTAATTGACTTTCAGGTTTCATAACCATAATGGTCACTTTGGGAATGTCGATCGCATTTGCACGGACATCATTCGCACTTTGCTGCCTTAGCCTTGGTATCCACCCACTTAAAAAAAGAAGAAATAAAAGCCCACAGAGTCCTAAGACGATTAAAAAGCGTTTAAAAAGGCTTGTCGGAGGTCTTTCGCCTATAGGGCAATCTTCGGGATCATCAGGTTTATTCATCGTCTTCACTACTCACATCTTCGTGTTTTGGTGGAACATAAGCTTCTTGTTCTGCATTGATGTATGGATTAGGTTTTTTGCGTAATAGAGAAAATATGACGGGAACAAAAAATAGCGTTGTAAAGGTAGCCATTAGCAATCCTCCAATGACAGCACGGCCCAAAGGAGCATTCTGTTCTCCTCCTTCCCCTAATCCAAAAGCCATTGGTAGCATCCCAACAACCATGGCTAGGGCTGTCATCATCACAGGTCTTAGTCGTGTAGTACACGCAGATAACGCTGCCTGCACATTGGTTTTACCCTCTTTCATTAAAAAGTTTGCAAACGTTACCACTAAAATACTGTTCGCAATGGCCACCCCAATACTCATAATGGTTCCCATTAAAGATGGAATGCTAAACGTGGTTCGTGTTAAAAATAGCATCCAAATAATTCCGGATATAGAGCCTGGAAGCGCCATAACAATAATGAATGGATCGAGCCAAGATTGAAAGTTAATCACCATGATGAAATACACAAGCATAATGGCAAAAATAAAACCAATCCCTAAGCGAAAAAATGCTGTTTCCATATCCACAACAAGCCCTTTTGCCACAATCTCATTTCCGGGCTTCATCTTTTTATTATATTCTTGAATGATTTTTTCAATATCTGTTGCAACACCTCCCAAGTCACGCCCATACACATTTGCATAAACATCATAAACTGGCTGAATGTTCAAATGATTTTCAACTCCAACCGTGGATCTTCTTTCCACAGTTGCCAGATTGCTTAGCAATTGCGATTGCTGAGTCAAGGGACTTGAAACGGGCATTCGCATCACTTCATCGAGGGAATTAACTTGATATTTGGGCAACTGTACCGCAATCAGATAAGGGATACCTTGTACGCGATCTAGCCAAAAGTTGGGTGTAACAACTGTGCTCGTACTATATGTATTCAAAACATCGTTTACAATATCACGTTGTGTAATTCCAACTTTATCTAAAAGCGTGCGGTCAACATTCAAGAAAAATTCAGGCTGATCCAAAATCTGATGTAAATGAACATCTACAGCACCCGGAACGCGCGATATTTTCTGAACAAGTTCTTTGGCAATTTCGATGTTATGAGCTTTATCATAGCCAATAACTCGCACGTCTATTGGAGTAGGTAAACCAAAATTCAGGATCTGACTGACCATATCTGCTGGCTGAAAATAAAACAGTAAATCACTAAACTTCTCATTTAAATGCTTTCGCAGCATTTGCATGTACTCTTGTGTGCTATGCTGTCGATCGGTCTTCAAAGCAACTAATATCTCTCCATCTGATGTTCCTAAAGTCGCATTATCTCCAAACGCCAAGCTATAGGGCTCGGAAGCCAGCCCAATGTTATCAATCATCATGGCAATTTCAGACGGTGGAATCACTTTCTTGATTTCATCTTCTACTCGGCCAAAAATTTCTTCGGTGACTTCTATTCGAGTCCCAGAGCGTGCTTTCACATGTAAGCGCAATTGATTCGCATCCACACTAGGGAAAAAGTCTCTTCCGATGAAAGGCAGAATCATTAGCGCACTCAAAAAAAGAAGGCTAAATAAAAGACATACGGTTCCACGGTGCTCCAAGGCCCAATGTAAAGCCTTTGCGTATTGATGCCTCAACCGATGGAAACCTTCTTCAAATTTGACATGCTGCCGATCCAACCAAGTGCGCGGCCCTCCACCAGTGTAAAGATATATCTCGGCAGGCAGCATAAAATTAATCATGACTGGTACAAGAGTTCGTGATAAAAAATAGGAGGCGGAAACGGCAAAAACCACAGCTAATGCAAAAGGAACAAACAGAAATTTAGAAGGGCCTGTCAAGAGGACTACGGGTATAAATACAATGCAGATGGAAAGAGTCGATACGAAAGCAGGAATAGCAACCTGATGCGATCCATCCAACACAGCATGTAATAAGTCTTTCTTTCCGATTTCTATGTTTCGGTGAATGTTTTCAATAGTTACAGTGGCATCATCCACCAGAATTCCAATTGCCAATGCCAATCCCCCCAATGTCATCACATTCAAGGTATGACCAATTAAGCTTAAAAAAATAATTGAAGTTAAGATAGACAAAGGAATCGAAATCAGCACAATGAGTGTGCTACGCCAACTGCCTAAAAAAACCAACATCATCATTCCCGTCAACAAAGCAGCTAAAGCACCTTCTTCGAGAACACTAGCAATGGCGCGTCTAACAAAAACAGATTGGTCAAAGAGTAAATTGATCTCCATTCCCTTGGGAGCTGCCGCTCGAATGGTTGGCAAAAAATCCCAAACGGCCCCCACAATATCGAGTGTTGACGCTGCCCCATTTTTAAGAATCGTCATTAAAACAGCTCGATGTCCATCTTCACGTACGATATTTGTCTGAGGAGCAAAACCATCGTGCGCATATCCAACATCACGCAAATAAACAACAGCGTTATCAACCACCTTGATGGGAATATCATTAAAATTAGAGACCAAATCGGGAGTATTATTCATGTTTAAGCGATAATCGATATCCCCAATACGCGCATCCCCCGTGGGCAGAGTGACAACCTGATTGGTAACTGCCGTATTGATATCTCGTGCAGAAATACCCTTTGCTTGCATCGCTTCGGGATTCACATCCACCATGGCCTGTCTGACTTTTCCTCCATAAGGTGTTGGAAGAGTCGTTCCTGGTATCGTAGCTAATCCTTGTCGAATACGGAAATTTCCGTAGTCATATAATTCCGATTCAGTATGGATCTGACTTGAAAGAATCATTTGCACGAGAGGAACGGTATTGGCATAAAAACGCAAAATAATGGGCGGCAGTATGCCTGTAGGCAATCGCCTCAAAATAGCTTGAGAAACAGCTGTCGCCTGAGCTACAGCCGTTTGAACTTCGGCACCAGGATGAAAATACAAGCGGATAATCCCAATCCCATCCACCGTTTGAGACTCAATTCGCTCGACATCGTTAACGTTATTGGATAGTGAATATTCACTATAAGTTGTCACACGTTGTGCAAATTCTTCTGCAGGAAGTCCCGTATAAGACCAAATGACACTCACAACGGGAATATCCAAATTGGGAAAAATATCTTTGGGTGTGACAAATGAAAATACACTTCCTAAAATCGTAATAAGAAGAGCGACAACTACAAAAGTATAGGGACGCCTAAGCGCAAGGGTAACAATCCACATAAATCAAAAATAGCATTTGTCAATCAAAGGTCTTTTTCTTACATATAGATATCTAATTACTTTCTTTTAAAAAAGGAAAATATTGTGAAATTTTCTATACATTTTCTCCTCTTCGCGCTCTTTTTAACTTCAGGTTGTATGGTAGGGCCAGATTATCGACCTCCATGTATCGATGCGCCTGCGGCTTGGAAGGGTCCAAATGAAGGTCCAGATTTTTGTGAAGAGGTTGAAAACTGGTGGGAAATTTTTGATGACCAGCGGCTTAACAATTTAGAAGCATTGGCTGTTTCAAATAACAGAAATCTATTTGCAGCTTTCGAACGTGTACAAGAAGCTCGTTATCGAGCTGGTGTAGTCGCGGCTGATTTGTATCCTCAATTTACATTAGATCCCCTCTATAGCAACCAAGAGGTCC
Encoded proteins:
- the recD gene encoding exodeoxyribonuclease V subunit alpha, with translation MHKLVPHWSTLNALLELEILPYEAYAVAKLSVEHEAPAAFICHLLLSTQNGHLCTRIKQDVVSPSIDEVWIGEPHQKELIEPLLLHLLDLVKEAVQKRSDDLSQIIYRREHAYYLQKHWQQETLWINCVKKVLMPANQWIDSDAIQTEVSHLIDNQKLLPEQAQAILKAAQQNLLLICGGPGTGKTYTAGQLIKTLWNHLPPEKQKTFQIALAAPTGKAASNLQNSLAKATENLPNWEIPKAKTLHALLNIIPYKYAKKRSFSPLAADLILIDESSMIDLPMMIQLFSSLKPSAKLILLGDHHQLPAVGIGSPFRDLRTYMQNKSEYADQVVELKTCLRAELKGILDFAETVKSGDASGALTLLENAHLQGIEKVFLDEKMSLSNFYTFFLEKTAPFFSFDNIQNRSPEELLTVFNRVRILSPLRKGPFGIETLNHLLLERFMQNHSTLSPFVAPILLTKNDHKSELFNGEIGVLVRLQKNEGLQPGDYALFPCKAKDGSETIRRIPALLLPQFEYAYCLSVHKSQGSEFDQIFLMLPSGSEVFGREILYTAVTRAKKYLQIWTDPNTFTMTLKQTSKRLSSFVERMDDLAEPNHPS
- a CDS encoding efflux RND transporter periplasmic adaptor subunit; amino-acid sequence: MNKPDDPEDCPIGERPPTSLFKRFLIVLGLCGLLFLLFLSGWIPRLRQQSANDVRANAIDIPKVTIMVMKPESQLIDLVLPSSAEAFHITPLWARTNGYLIQYYVDIGDHVKEGDLLADIDTPEVDQQLDQAIADLNSAIAKMDLAEISKNRWETLYKKNSEAVPGQEVDERRLTYESSKADVVSFRKNVERLRYIQQFKKIYAPFTGTIIKRDVDVGTLITAGSSGSNPQELFQIAEMRVIRFFVDVPQSFVRQIMDNMLADVVIREFPDKVYQGKVVRFAKALDPIARTMRTEVDVENPNGEIFNGLYAEVHFKMKPEKDSFIVPSDALILRADGPQMGVVDQNGIAHIRQIQVGRDFGKTLEVTEGLQDNDHLIINPTEKIREGVKVIVVSERK
- a CDS encoding efflux RND transporter permease subunit; this translates as MWIVTLALRRPYTFVVVALLITILGSVFSFVTPKDIFPNLDIPVVSVIWSYTGLPAEEFAQRVTTYSEYSLSNNVNDVERIESQTVDGIGIIRLYFHPGAEVQTAVAQATAVSQAILRRLPTGILPPIILRFYANTVPLVQMILSSQIHTESELYDYGNFRIRQGLATIPGTTLPTPYGGKVRQAMVDVNPEAMQAKGISARDINTAVTNQVVTLPTGDARIGDIDYRLNMNNTPDLVSNFNDIPIKVVDNAVVYLRDVGYAHDGFAPQTNIVREDGHRAVLMTILKNGAASTLDIVGAVWDFLPTIRAAAPKGMEINLLFDQSVFVRRAIASVLEEGALAALLTGMMMLVFLGSWRSTLIVLISIPLSILTSIIFLSLIGHTLNVMTLGGLALAIGILVDDATVTIENIHRNIEIGKKDLLHAVLDGSHQVAIPAFVSTLSICIVFIPVVLLTGPSKFLFVPFALAVVFAVSASYFLSRTLVPVMINFMLPAEIYLYTGGGPRTWLDRQHVKFEEGFHRLRHQYAKALHWALEHRGTVCLLFSLLFLSALMILPFIGRDFFPSVDANQLRLHVKARSGTRIEVTEEIFGRVEDEIKKVIPPSEIAMMIDNIGLASEPYSLAFGDNATLGTSDGEILVALKTDRQHSTQEYMQMLRKHLNEKFSDLLFYFQPADMVSQILNFGLPTPIDVRVIGYDKAHNIEIAKELVQKISRVPGAVDVHLHQILDQPEFFLNVDRTLLDKVGITQRDIVNDVLNTYSTSTVVTPNFWLDRVQGIPYLIAVQLPKYQVNSLDEVMRMPVSSPLTQQSQLLSNLATVERRSTVGVENHLNIQPVYDVYANVYGRDLGGVATDIEKIIQEYNKKMKPGNEIVAKGLVVDMETAFFRLGIGFIFAIMLVYFIMVINFQSWLDPFIIVMALPGSISGIIWMLFLTRTTFSIPSLMGTIMSIGVAIANSILVVTFANFLMKEGKTNVQAALSACTTRLRPVMMTALAMVVGMLPMAFGLGEGGEQNAPLGRAVIGGLLMATFTTLFFVPVIFSLLRKKPNPYINAEQEAYVPPKHEDVSSEDDE
- a CDS encoding U-box domain-containing protein produces the protein MKVLSEPTRQEPIILDPVNNEAKPLIPDIKGKYSLLSYASATKFKKNKSRVAAVAVGVGLIAGGGAAGALGGGGAGGGIGFAVGGPIGAAIGAAAGSVGGGIMGITAGASATCVSTYIIFKKSTQFQEWKAELIKESIKKAFNDFIGGRENLMELCCQIEGTLFEKPVRAPDGRVYEEKAILQWLRTKPKSALGSPFRICDFEEKDLVYDYKMAAKVADAILNEMNNFNSSSLHPQVRAGLNNLMMDLTIDRDYAMENWMNELTRKRKKESQCLHILLEKFAFLCHEFGVKPDDIDVKCQDLLKKEWDKEAKKHLQWAYDKKKPDEYYDGKHMYEINT